Genomic segment of Peribacillus frigoritolerans:
TGTGGCGAACCTTTTGAACAATGTCATGCTTGAATCTACGGGTGTCCTGCAAAAGTCCAGGATTTATGAAATGAGTTCCAATAAATCAATGCGTGAAACACTGGCATTCTTAATGGTTCGTGACAATGCCCACCAAAATGCATTTGCCAAGGCATTGGAAACTCTTGGGGTCGATTGGGGGAAAATCTTCCCTGTACCTAATTATGATTTGAACAAATATCCTGAATGCCGCAAATATGTGGATTTAGGCTACCATAATGCCCAATTCAACTTCAGGATGGATCAAACTCAAATCAGCGAAATTTTCCAAGGGGAAACACCGAGCCGAAATGGCGGAAACCTTGCTGTTACCGAGCCGCCAAAAGGATTCCCTGTCCCTGAAATGCCGGATATGCCAAATGAACACAGCCCTGGATTGACTGATTTGAACAATTAAAAAAGAAGGCGAACACATCATTCTGTGTTCGCCTCCTTTTTTAATTATTGATATATTTTTCAAAAACAAAGCCAAAATCTTTCACATGGTACTTTTTCCGGCTGTCCATTAACCATTCGAAAGCGGCGGAATTAATTTCCTTGAAACTTGCAGCCATTTGGCTTCCATCAGTGCGAACTTGGTTCAAAGTGGAAGAAGCAAGGTTTACGCTTTGCTGGGCATATTGAAGGGCAAACTCATTCTCATGGCAAATTTCCGATATTTTCACGAGTGATTTAAACAAGTCCTTTAATTCTTCAATGAATTTCTTATGAACATCAATGGAGAAAGTCTTTGCACCGATCGAAAATTTTA
This window contains:
- a CDS encoding manganese catalase family protein, coding for MYFYKEDLINMIVPDKPDPNAAKVLQETLGGQFGEMRTMMQYSFQSANFRGKAKQYRDLIRGVFLEELSHVELVQSTINQLLNGAGGDMPGDVATDGAPLDEVIKGGANPHHFIIGAKASLPVDAGGNPWNGSWVYDHGNLVANLLNNVMLESTGVLQKSRIYEMSSNKSMRETLAFLMVRDNAHQNAFAKALETLGVDWGKIFPVPNYDLNKYPECRKYVDLGYHNAQFNFRMDQTQISEIFQGETPSRNGGNLAVTEPPKGFPVPEMPDMPNEHSPGLTDLNN
- a CDS encoding PH domain-containing protein — encoded protein: MFKKMAADALGLSDIGSVISPADYDKVDADDYIMHEDGEKIYFLIKSKTDEYCFTNQAFIHLDGTSAISKKRTLTRYSYSQYTISNATLETAGTVDLDAEIKFSIGAKTFSIDVHKKFIEELKDLFKSLVKISEICHENEFALQYAQQSVNLASSTLNQVRTDGSQMAASFKEINSAAFEWLMDSRKKYHVKDFGFVFEKYINN